The Athalia rosae chromosome 7, iyAthRosa1.1, whole genome shotgun sequence genome window below encodes:
- the LOC105693276 gene encoding uncharacterized protein LOC105693276 — translation MAKKCFLCDSDDGVIDFNNETFKNCVLKLAFLTVLKKIYNEEFDTFCAEYTEHTNASTTQEESKQLSPSVDPCATVAEGEKSNVEDLSQTSGDFDKEQSPSTSTASTSSKIICLFCDHSQKRCGKKLVNLTFPNSDKVPLQIKNMATNFGDSVILSKLQHQTVAYHLPCYAVYQSTEKRSMEESTDSSYSKYRQLHQLAFQSILNFIETERIQNNKVMYLAQLFLRYQALLLEFGNHEIDFDDIQDYRCETLQKKIIKKFGENIKIEASTGIRKKKIVYKADMDVSVIANNFKFLETGKDYEFENVAYYLRSCIKNIDAHPLPRNVTADDIICGECDIPERLIDFMQNLIGGPNFSDQDSDELKVRITSICSDIIYAVTSGACKPV, via the exons atggcaaaaaagtGTTTTTTGTGTGATTCGGATGATGGTGTAATTGACTTTAATAATGAAACTTTTAAAAACTGTGTATTAAAGTTAGCTTttc TGACcgttttgaagaaaatatacaaCGAAGAATTTGATACTTTTTGTGCCGAATATACA GAGCATACCAATGCATCTACTACTCAAGAAGAATCAAAACAGTTGAGTCCTAGTGTCGATCCCTGTGCTACAGTTGCTGAGGGTGAAAAGAGTAATGTTGAAGACCTGTCTCAAACTTCTGGGGACTTTGACAag GAGCAGTCACCATCAACATCAACAGCATCGACATCAAGCAAAattatttgtcttttttgtGACCATAGCCAAAAGAGATGTGGGAAGAAGCTGGTTAATCTTACTTTCCCTAATAGTGACAAAGTACCACtgcagataaaaaatatggcgACAAATTTTGGAGATTCGGTGATTCTCTCTAAACTTCAACATCAAACTGTTGCGTACCATCTGCCTTGTTACGCAGTGTATCAATCAACAGAGAAGCGGTCCATGGAAGAATCTACCGATTCCAGCTATAGTAAATATAGACAGTTACATCAGTTGGCCTTTCAATCTATattgaatttcatcgaaacGGAAAGAATACAAAACAACAAGGTTATGTACTTggctcaattatttttaagatATCAAGCTTTATTGTTAGAGTTCGGAAATCATGAAATTGATTTCGATGATATACAAGATTACCGATGTGAAaccttgcaaaaaaaaataattaagaaattTGGTGAAAATATCAAGATTGAAGCTTCAACGggaatacgtaaaaaaaaaattgtgtacaAAGCGGACATGGACGTTTCTGTAATAGcaaacaatttcaaatttttggagACAGGAAAAGATTATGAGTTTGAAAATGTTGCATATTATTTGAGAAGCTGCATTAAAAATATAGATGCCCATCCGCTTCCTCGCAACGTAACTGCTGATGATATCATTTGTGGAGAATGTGACATTCCTGagcgattgattgattttatgCAAAATCTTATCGGAGGACCTAATTTTTCTGATCAAGATTCGGACGAACTGAAAGTTAGAATAACGTCAATATGTAGTGATATTATTTATGCTGTAACCAGCGGTGCATGTAAGCCCGTATGA
- the LOC105693486 gene encoding protein cueball isoform X1 has product MVPCDTCFLTLAIVSAFLIVSMDARSWDIAVAIGQQIDFFAQNKSQVGQALVSDAEELTGLAYDSITQTLYMSDVKDNKGSMLSTNLSNKDSEPFSMLNYENGTSISSIVFDPETRTLFWTDGLRETLMKMHVPSNGESIRPSMLHNLMMHNPHGIALDICNRYIYWTNSNSTVHSIERSRLDGSERSVIIDNNLYAVYGLAVDHTSAKLYWSDDIDTVKYKIERSNLDGTERETLQRGRYHLPVYLAVDNEAVYWADWTAKAVWRVKKNKGAKDEPDKFASYEKSHPSAFIKSIITRDNVGKPNCEAMLRVEKERQNHKATPASPMKSSINLTTSTKEMNSTTKAIQPCLNEGHYDEQKATCHCRNGFSGTRCETSVCHNYCVNGHCAVDSKGLPECTCTTAYNGERCERDVCDGYCLNNGVCSVSATGPSCKCENSSGSRCQYTNELDKFCSLYCMGTKEMLNSLSLTFCRCSELNETLSEGLITSEPLLQSTLILSVLLGVITVLSLVVAVLSYHVHKLRRRPRIRKRFVVSKGGVTPLTSRPQGSTDSCEITIENCCNMNICETPCFEPKLRATPTKSSSTKKEEKNSLLESMEGADSC; this is encoded by the exons ATGGTACCTTGTGACACATGTTTTTTGACACTGGCAATAGTGTCCGCATTTCTAATCGTTTCTATGGACGCAAGATCATGGG ATATCGCTGTGGCAATTGGTCAGCAAATAGACTTTTTTGCACAAAATAAATCACAGGTCGGTCAAGCTTTGGTGTCCGATGCCGAAGAGCTTACAGGTCTCGCATATGATAGCATAACGCAAACCTTATACATGAGCGATGTCAAGGATAACAAAGGTTCCATGCTCAGCACCAATTTGAGTAACAAGGACTCGGAGCCATTTTCCATGTTAAATT ATGAAAATGGAACATCTATATCATCGATAGTTTTTGACCCAGAAACCAGGACTTTATTTTGGACCGATGGCTTACGCGAAACCTTAATGAAGATGCACGTTCCTTCAAATGGGGAATCCATTCGTCCGTCGATGTTACACAATCTAATGATGCATAATCCTCACGGCATAGCTCTAGATATTTGTAACAG ATACATATACTGGACAAACAGCAATAGCACTGTCCATAGCATAGAAAGATCAAGATTGGATGGTAGTGAGCGGAGTGTAATCATCGATAACAATCTATACGCAGTTTATGGTTTGGCCGTTGATCATACGTCTGCAAAATTATATTGGAGCGACGACATCGACACtgttaaatataaaatagagCGAAGTAATTTGGATGGTACAGAAAGAGAGACGTTACAACGTGGCAGGTATCACCTGCCAGTTTACCTAGCGGTAGACAACGAGGCGGTCTATTGGGCTGATTGGACGGCAAAAGCAgtttggagggtgaaaaaaaacaagggagcCAAAGATGAGCCTGACAAATTTGCGTCCTACGAGAAATCTCATCCCTCTGCCTTCATCAAGAGTATAATAACTCGGGACAATGTTGGTAAACCTAATTGCGAGGCTATGTTGAgagtggaaaaagaaaggcAAAACCATAAGGCTACACCTGCCAGTCCCATGAAATCCTCTATTAACCTCACCACCAGCACCAAAGAAATGAATTCCACTACTAAAGCAATACAACCTTGCTTGAACGAAGGTCACTACGACGAGCAAAAGGCAACTTGTCACTGTAGAAATGG ATTCAGTGGGACACGATGCGAAACATCGGTGTGCCATAATTATTGCGTTAACGGTCATTGCGCCGTTGACTCTAAAGGGTTACCGGAATGTACTTGCACTACCGCGTACAATGGGGAAAGATGTGAACGAGATGTTTGCGATGGATATTGTCTGAACAATGGCGTATGTTCAGTGTCTGCAACAGGGCCATCTTGTAAATGCGAAAATTCTAGTGGATCACGATGCCAGTATACGAATGAGTTAGATAAATTCTGCTCCCTGTATTGTATGGGTACGAAAGAAATGTTAAACAGCTTGAGCCTCACTTTTTGTAG GTGCAGCGAGCTGAATGAGACATTATCGGAGGGGTTAATCACTTCCGAACCACTCCTACAATCCACTTTAATTTTGTCGGTGCTTTTAGGGGTCATCACTGTGCTTAGTTTAGTAGTCGCAGTGTTAAGTTACCATGTCCATAAATTGAGACGTCGACCGAGAATAAGGAAGCGTTTTGTAGTTAGCAAGGGTGGTGTTACGCCGCTCACCTCAAGGCCTCAGGGGTCAACAGACAGCTGTGAAATTACTATAGAAAATTGTTGCAACATGAACATATGCGAAACA CCTTGTTTTGAACCAAAACTACGAGCTACTCCGACTAAAAGTAGTAGTacaaaaaaggaggagaaaaattcgcTTCTGGAGAGTATGGAAGGTGCGGATTCTTGCTAG
- the LOC105693486 gene encoding protein cueball isoform X2, whose translation MSSNNSDIAVAIGQQIDFFAQNKSQVGQALVSDAEELTGLAYDSITQTLYMSDVKDNKGSMLSTNLSNKDSEPFSMLNYENGTSISSIVFDPETRTLFWTDGLRETLMKMHVPSNGESIRPSMLHNLMMHNPHGIALDICNRYIYWTNSNSTVHSIERSRLDGSERSVIIDNNLYAVYGLAVDHTSAKLYWSDDIDTVKYKIERSNLDGTERETLQRGRYHLPVYLAVDNEAVYWADWTAKAVWRVKKNKGAKDEPDKFASYEKSHPSAFIKSIITRDNVGKPNCEAMLRVEKERQNHKATPASPMKSSINLTTSTKEMNSTTKAIQPCLNEGHYDEQKATCHCRNGFSGTRCETSVCHNYCVNGHCAVDSKGLPECTCTTAYNGERCERDVCDGYCLNNGVCSVSATGPSCKCENSSGSRCQYTNELDKFCSLYCMGTKEMLNSLSLTFCRCSELNETLSEGLITSEPLLQSTLILSVLLGVITVLSLVVAVLSYHVHKLRRRPRIRKRFVVSKGGVTPLTSRPQGSTDSCEITIENCCNMNICETPCFEPKLRATPTKSSSTKKEEKNSLLESMEGADSC comes from the exons ATGTCGTCAAATAATAGCG ATATCGCTGTGGCAATTGGTCAGCAAATAGACTTTTTTGCACAAAATAAATCACAGGTCGGTCAAGCTTTGGTGTCCGATGCCGAAGAGCTTACAGGTCTCGCATATGATAGCATAACGCAAACCTTATACATGAGCGATGTCAAGGATAACAAAGGTTCCATGCTCAGCACCAATTTGAGTAACAAGGACTCGGAGCCATTTTCCATGTTAAATT ATGAAAATGGAACATCTATATCATCGATAGTTTTTGACCCAGAAACCAGGACTTTATTTTGGACCGATGGCTTACGCGAAACCTTAATGAAGATGCACGTTCCTTCAAATGGGGAATCCATTCGTCCGTCGATGTTACACAATCTAATGATGCATAATCCTCACGGCATAGCTCTAGATATTTGTAACAG ATACATATACTGGACAAACAGCAATAGCACTGTCCATAGCATAGAAAGATCAAGATTGGATGGTAGTGAGCGGAGTGTAATCATCGATAACAATCTATACGCAGTTTATGGTTTGGCCGTTGATCATACGTCTGCAAAATTATATTGGAGCGACGACATCGACACtgttaaatataaaatagagCGAAGTAATTTGGATGGTACAGAAAGAGAGACGTTACAACGTGGCAGGTATCACCTGCCAGTTTACCTAGCGGTAGACAACGAGGCGGTCTATTGGGCTGATTGGACGGCAAAAGCAgtttggagggtgaaaaaaaacaagggagcCAAAGATGAGCCTGACAAATTTGCGTCCTACGAGAAATCTCATCCCTCTGCCTTCATCAAGAGTATAATAACTCGGGACAATGTTGGTAAACCTAATTGCGAGGCTATGTTGAgagtggaaaaagaaaggcAAAACCATAAGGCTACACCTGCCAGTCCCATGAAATCCTCTATTAACCTCACCACCAGCACCAAAGAAATGAATTCCACTACTAAAGCAATACAACCTTGCTTGAACGAAGGTCACTACGACGAGCAAAAGGCAACTTGTCACTGTAGAAATGG ATTCAGTGGGACACGATGCGAAACATCGGTGTGCCATAATTATTGCGTTAACGGTCATTGCGCCGTTGACTCTAAAGGGTTACCGGAATGTACTTGCACTACCGCGTACAATGGGGAAAGATGTGAACGAGATGTTTGCGATGGATATTGTCTGAACAATGGCGTATGTTCAGTGTCTGCAACAGGGCCATCTTGTAAATGCGAAAATTCTAGTGGATCACGATGCCAGTATACGAATGAGTTAGATAAATTCTGCTCCCTGTATTGTATGGGTACGAAAGAAATGTTAAACAGCTTGAGCCTCACTTTTTGTAG GTGCAGCGAGCTGAATGAGACATTATCGGAGGGGTTAATCACTTCCGAACCACTCCTACAATCCACTTTAATTTTGTCGGTGCTTTTAGGGGTCATCACTGTGCTTAGTTTAGTAGTCGCAGTGTTAAGTTACCATGTCCATAAATTGAGACGTCGACCGAGAATAAGGAAGCGTTTTGTAGTTAGCAAGGGTGGTGTTACGCCGCTCACCTCAAGGCCTCAGGGGTCAACAGACAGCTGTGAAATTACTATAGAAAATTGTTGCAACATGAACATATGCGAAACA CCTTGTTTTGAACCAAAACTACGAGCTACTCCGACTAAAAGTAGTAGTacaaaaaaggaggagaaaaattcgcTTCTGGAGAGTATGGAAGGTGCGGATTCTTGCTAG